The Candidatus Arthromitus sp. SFB-mouse-Japan genome includes a region encoding these proteins:
- a CDS encoding response regulator transcription factor: protein MEKKILLVENEVSIRQFLKINFDREGFNVIEADRGDTAIEIALIEKPQVVLLDVGLEGDMDGFQVCSNLRKHFPKMGIIMLTARSQEMERVMGLEFGADDYVVKPFNPLEVMLRVKALIRRIDEKFNSDMIINGPFKLDLYSQKIYKNDKEIDVTPKEYMLFKIFVENPGKALSRDELMNMIWGYNYFGDLKIVDVNIRRLRSKIEDESSKPKYIETVWGTGYRWNNEK, encoded by the coding sequence ATGGAAAAAAAGATTTTGTTAGTGGAGAATGAAGTAAGTATTAGACAGTTTTTAAAGATAAATTTTGATAGGGAGGGTTTTAACGTTATTGAAGCAGATAGGGGAGATACTGCTATTGAAATTGCTTTAATTGAGAAACCGCAAGTTGTATTATTGGATGTAGGTCTTGAGGGAGATATGGATGGATTTCAGGTATGTTCAAATTTAAGAAAGCATTTTCCAAAGATGGGTATTATTATGCTTACTGCTAGATCTCAAGAAATGGAAAGAGTTATGGGACTTGAATTTGGAGCAGATGATTATGTTGTGAAACCATTTAATCCTTTAGAAGTTATGCTTAGGGTTAAGGCACTTATTCGTAGAATAGATGAAAAATTTAATAGTGATATGATAATTAATGGACCTTTTAAGTTAGATTTATATTCTCAAAAAATATATAAGAATGATAAGGAAATTGATGTTACACCTAAGGAATATATGTTATTTAAGATATTTGTAGAAAATCCAGGTAAGGCTTTGAGTCGTGATGAGCTTATGAATATGATATGGGGATATAATTATTTTGGAGATCTAAAGATAGTTGATGTTAATATACGTAGACTTAGATCAAAAATTGAAGATGAGTCTTCTAAACCTAAGTATATAGAAACAGTTTGGGGAACAGGTTATCGTTGGAATAATGAAAAATAA
- a CDS encoding N-acetylmannosamine-6-phosphate 2-epimerase — protein MNKCLERGLILSLDYFYDNINSYILNKLLLNINSSFNNNVSAIKTSYSNLILELKYSVDLPVIGCVNKVYPDTIVNLTPTVNEIYELAKAGASIIYLDASTKMRSNFITIHEFYYKIKSLFPELYFIGEVYTLEDIKNISCLKFDAICIRNDSYTISNFVDYIDIDVPLIFDSIVDNNLLNDDKYNELFNAGFNNIIVNSKIITPKYQLKEFIENVFN, from the coding sequence ATGAATAAATGTTTGGAGCGAGGTTTGATATTGTCTTTGGATTATTTTTATGATAATATTAATTCCTATATATTAAATAAATTATTGTTGAATATTAATAGTTCTTTTAATAATAATGTATCAGCTATTAAAACTAGTTATTCAAATCTAATTTTGGAACTTAAATATTCTGTCGACTTACCTGTTATAGGATGTGTTAATAAAGTTTACCCTGATACAATTGTTAATCTTACACCAACTGTTAATGAGATCTATGAACTTGCAAAAGCTGGTGCTAGTATTATTTATTTAGATGCTTCTACTAAAATGAGATCTAATTTTATTACTATACATGAGTTTTATTATAAAATAAAGTCATTATTTCCTGAATTGTATTTTATAGGTGAGGTTTATACTTTAGAAGATATAAAAAATATATCTTGTTTAAAATTTGATGCAATATGTATAAGAAATGATTCATATACAATTAGTAATTTTGTTGATTATATTGATATAGATGTACCACTTATTTTTGATTCTATTGTAGATAATAACTTGTTAAATGATGATAAATATAATGAATTATTTAATGCTGGATTTAATAATATAATTGTTAATTCTAAAATTATTACACCTAAATATCAATTAAAAGAATTTATAGAAAATGTATTTAATTAG
- a CDS encoding sensor histidine kinase, with the protein MKNNFIKNIFVNSSIRYSIIKSSISVFLFIILALSLSISYYVRKAYYDTIRDNLSNQIIKAVENYQNNYKNSSLETNILLDLDDFINSTSAQVQVIDLDGRVLMDTIGVTYEEPIDTQDFKIAILGGLGQWIGKVSYSKSKVMSVSYPIENYNQVIGVLRFTVSLDYANKNITKIIFTFTLAVVIALIFYIIIIGLVTEKIIQPIKTLTNIAKKMALGDLGVRCKNLPNNEVGALGDTLNYMADEISKKDQLKNNFISTVSHELRTPLTSIKGWAITLQYDEFDNPAILNGLKIIEGETERLAVMVEELLDFSKFISQKVTLNFEKIDIKDINEYIVNYIKPREDRENFEFIINDISEDIVLNIDFNRIKQVLVNVLDNAIKFLKENGKITVKYLIDRNKNIICLEITDNGMGIPSEELSRVKEKFFKGKSSKSKNGLGLSISDEIMKLHGGELLIDSIYGEWTKVTLVLPMDK; encoded by the coding sequence ATGAAAAATAATTTTATTAAAAATATATTTGTAAATTCAAGTATAAGATATAGTATTATAAAGAGTTCTATAAGTGTTTTTTTATTTATAATACTAGCTTTATCATTAAGTATATCCTATTATGTGCGTAAAGCCTACTATGATACTATAAGGGATAATTTATCTAATCAAATAATTAAAGCTGTTGAAAATTATCAGAATAATTATAAAAATTCGTCCCTTGAGACAAATATACTCTTAGATTTAGATGATTTTATAAATTCCACGAGTGCTCAGGTTCAGGTTATAGATTTGGATGGTCGAGTTTTGATGGATACTATAGGTGTTACATATGAAGAACCAATAGATACTCAAGATTTTAAGATTGCTATACTTGGAGGTTTAGGTCAGTGGATTGGAAAGGTATCCTATAGTAAATCTAAGGTGATGAGTGTATCTTATCCAATTGAAAATTATAATCAAGTTATTGGAGTATTAAGATTTACTGTTTCACTTGATTATGCAAATAAGAATATTACTAAGATAATTTTTACGTTTACTTTAGCAGTTGTTATTGCACTTATATTTTACATAATAATAATTGGATTAGTTACTGAAAAGATTATACAGCCGATAAAAACACTTACTAATATTGCGAAAAAGATGGCATTAGGAGATTTAGGTGTTAGGTGTAAGAATTTACCTAATAATGAAGTTGGAGCATTAGGAGATACCCTTAATTATATGGCAGATGAAATATCTAAAAAAGATCAATTAAAGAATAATTTTATATCCACAGTATCACATGAACTTAGAACGCCTCTTACATCAATTAAGGGATGGGCAATAACTCTTCAGTATGATGAGTTTGATAATCCAGCTATATTAAATGGGCTTAAAATTATAGAGGGTGAGACAGAAAGACTTGCTGTTATGGTAGAAGAACTTTTAGATTTTTCAAAGTTTATTTCTCAAAAAGTTACTTTAAACTTTGAGAAGATAGATATAAAAGATATAAATGAGTATATAGTTAATTATATAAAACCTCGAGAAGATAGAGAAAATTTTGAATTTATAATTAATGATATTAGTGAGGATATAGTATTAAATATAGATTTTAATAGAATAAAGCAAGTTTTAGTTAATGTTTTAGACAATGCTATAAAATTTCTAAAGGAAAATGGTAAGATAACAGTTAAATATTTAATTGATAGAAATAAGAATATTATTTGTTTAGAGATAACTGATAATGGTATGGGTATACCTAGTGAAGAATTATCACGAGTTAAGGAAAAATTTTTTAAGGGGAAAAGTAGTAAGTCTAAGAATGGATTAGGTTTATCGATAAGTGATGAAATTATGAAACTTCACGGTGGGGAACTTTTAATAGATAGTATATATGG
- a CDS encoding polysaccharide deacetylase family protein, with amino-acid sequence MKLKILFNCTIIALFFVCFTVFYSKANVVDKFIYSPKDIMEGQNTTIEGGRFSYDSMKVQKNLFNAEKINNGEKTVFLTFDDGPSLDNTPKVLEVLKNYDVKATFFVLGVNLDRGEEYRQLLRNIVNDGHAVGNHGYSHNYSYLYPGRVISYENLMSDMNRSLDIMKDILGQDFDTRVLRLPGGLRSWKKQDETLERLNNENYSVIEWNAMSGDAEGKNIKDPDVLFQKAIDTAGNSKSVVMLMHDFSGSAGEVSSRALPKIINYFKENGYEFRTLY; translated from the coding sequence ATGAAATTAAAGATCTTGTTTAATTGTACTATTATTGCACTATTCTTTGTTTGTTTTACAGTTTTTTATAGTAAAGCAAATGTAGTAGATAAGTTTATTTATAGTCCAAAAGATATTATGGAAGGTCAAAATACGACAATTGAAGGTGGAAGATTTTCTTATGATTCTATGAAAGTGCAGAAGAATTTATTTAATGCTGAAAAGATAAATAATGGTGAAAAAACAGTGTTTTTGACTTTTGATGATGGTCCATCACTCGATAATACACCAAAAGTATTAGAAGTACTTAAAAACTATGATGTCAAGGCAACTTTTTTTGTGCTTGGTGTGAATTTAGATAGGGGAGAGGAGTATAGACAACTTTTAAGGAATATTGTTAATGATGGACATGCGGTGGGAAATCATGGATATAGTCATAATTATTCTTATTTATATCCTGGGAGAGTTATAAGTTATGAGAATCTTATGAGTGATATGAATAGATCACTTGATATTATGAAAGATATATTAGGTCAAGACTTTGATACTAGAGTTTTAAGATTGCCAGGAGGACTCAGATCTTGGAAGAAGCAAGATGAAACTCTTGAAAGACTTAATAATGAAAATTATTCAGTTATTGAATGGAATGCTATGAGTGGAGATGCTGAGGGTAAAAATATTAAAGATCCTGATGTTTTATTTCAAAAAGCTATTGATACTGCAGGAAATTCAAAGTCTGTTGTTATGCTTATGCATGATTTCTCAGGAAGTGCTGGAGAAGTATCTAGCAGAGCTTTGCCTAAGATTATTAATTATTTTAAAGAAAATGGATATGAATTTAGAACTTTATATTAA